The proteins below come from a single Panicum hallii strain FIL2 chromosome 7, PHallii_v3.1, whole genome shotgun sequence genomic window:
- the LOC112899931 gene encoding ubiquinol oxidase 1b, mitochondrial-like, whose translation MSSRMAGAALLRHLGPRLFAAEPVSGLAGRGLVPAAARILPARMSSTAAEAAAREAAAPEQHGGGSTEKPKPADGQEKKGIVSYWGIESPKLVKEDGTEWRWFCFRPWDTYRADTSIDMKKHHEPRALPDKLAYWLVKSLVVPKQLFFQRRHASHALLLETVAAVPGMVGGMLLHLRSLRRFEHSGGWIRALLEEAENERMHLMTFLEVAQPKWWERALVLAAQGVYFNAYFVAYLASPKFAHRFVGYLEEEAVHSYTEYLKDLEAGVIENTPAPAIAIDYWRLPADARLKDVVTVVRADEAHHRDVNHFASDIHYQGMKLKDTPAPLGYH comes from the exons ATGAGCTCCCGAATGGCCGGAGCCGCGCTCCTGCGCCACCTTGGCCCCCGCCTCTTCGCGGCGGAGCCGGTGTCCGGGCTCGCCGGGAGAGGGCTCGTGCCCGCGGCCGCCAGGATTCTCCCCGCGCGGATGTCGAGCACGGCCGCGGAGGCCGCCGCCAGAGAAGCTGCCGCGCCCGAgcagcacggcggcggcagcaccgAAAAGCCGAAGCCCGCGGATGGGCAGGAGAAGAAGGGCATCGTCAGCTACTGGGGCATCGAGTCGCCGAAGCTCGTCAAGGAGGACGGCACGGAGTGGAGGTGGTTCTGCTTCAGG CCATGGGACACGTACAGAGCTGACACGTCGATCGACATGAAGAAGCACCACGAGCCGAGGGCGCTGCCGGACAAGCTGGCCTACTGGCTGGTCAAGTCGCTGGTCGTGCCCAAGCAGCTCTTCTTCCAGCGCCGTCACGCCAGCCACGCGCTGCTGCTGGAGACGGTGGCGGCCGTGCCGGGCATGGTGGGCGGCATGCTGCTGCACCTGCGCTCGCTGCGCCGCTTCGAGCACAGCGGCGGGTGGATCCGGGCGCTgctggaggaggccgagaaCGAGCGGATGCACCTCATGACGTTCCTGGAGGTGGCGCAGCccaagtggtgggagcgcgCCCTCGTGCTCGCCGCGCAGGGCGTCTACTTCAACGCCTACTTCGTCGCCTACCTGGCCTCGCCCAAGTTCGCGCACCGCTTCGTCGGCTACCTCGAGGAGGAGGCCGTGCACTCGTACACGGAGTACCTCAAGGACCTCGAGGCCGGCGTCATCGAGAAcacgccggcgccggccatCGCCATCGACTACTGGCGCCTCCCCGCCGACGCCAGGCTCAAGGACGTCGTCACCGTCGTGCGCGCCGACGAGGCGCACCACCGCGATGTCAACCACTTCGCCTCG GACATCCATTACCAGGGGATGAAGCTCAAGGACACGCCTGCACCTCTGGGGTACCACTGA